From a region of the Zingiber officinale cultivar Zhangliang chromosome 4B, Zo_v1.1, whole genome shotgun sequence genome:
- the LOC121978130 gene encoding probable WRKY transcription factor 26 translates to MQDASSFQILKPVASRPSSSFRFFPDLPATSSGSLPPNDHSAAKAAVALILDDDVSETKETRTNAPASLLLSNLQGKQNNHASVQHELNQLELARNQQQITKQDRPSSCDGYNWRKYGQKQVKGSEYPRSYYKCSHLTCPVKKIVERSLDGQIAEIVYKGEHDHPKPRPPKRRLSSGSQEHAFVAADENGRSETGNLQSWSSTTGSLLLEVNPKELSSSCRIPTSSVQAHLADDRPIDTDHQVANSTVRVCRVPSRMVTRDRKRRKNDDQNSVGEDSTDAHSVIQTSGDGYHWRKYGQKNMKGNSYPRNYYKCMSPNCNVRKYTEKAFDDSNFIVTTYEGEHDHEMPVKKISSATSNPKMLPS, encoded by the exons ATGCAAGATGCGAGCAGTTTCCAGATTTTGAAGCCAGTGGCGTCGAGGCCTTCTAGCAGCTTTAGGTTCTTCCCCGACCTCCCTGCCACGAGTAGTGGTTCTCTTCCGCCAAATGATCACTCTGCAGCGAAAGCCGCCGTCGCACTGATATTG GACGACGACGTGTCGGAAACGAAGGAAACAAGAACAAATGCTCCTGCTTCTCTCCTCCTGTCAAATCTG CAGGGAAAGCAAAACAACCACGCATCCGTGCAACACGAACTGAACCAATTAGAACTGGCGAGAAATCAACAGCAGATCACGAAGCAAGATCGGCCGTCGTCCTGCGACGGCTACAACTGGAGAAAGTACGGGCAAAAGCAAGTGAAAGGGAGCGAGTACCCGCGGAGCTACTACAAATGCTCGCATCTCACATGCCCTGTTAAGAAGATAGTCGAGAGATCGTTGGACGGGCAGATCGCTGAGATTGTGTACAAAGGCGAGCACGATCACCCGAAGCCTCGGCCTCCGAAGCGACGGCTCTCGTCGGGTTCGCAGGAGCATGCCTTCGTCGCCGCCGACGAGAATGGCAGATCTGAGACAGGCAATCTGCAGTCATGGAGTAGCACTACTGGTTCGCTGCTGCTAGAGGTAAACCCCAAGGAACTGTCCTCCTCCTGCAGGATTCCGACGTCTTCTGTGCAAGCGCATTTGGCCGATGATCGTCCGATCGATACCGATCACCAGGTCGCTAACTCAACCGTTCGGGTCTGCAGAGTTCCAAGTAGGATGGTAACGAGGGATCGCAAAAGAAG GAAGAATGATGACCAAAATAGTGTTGGAGAAGATTCAACAGATGCTCATTCAGTGATTCAAACCTCTGGAGATGGCTATCACTGGAGAAAATATGGACAAAAAAATATGAAGGGCAATAGTTATCCAAG AAATTACTACAAATGTATGTCTCCAAACTGTAATGTGCGCAAGTATACCGAGAAGGCTTTCGATGATTCCAATTTTATCGTGACGACATACGAGGGAGAGCATGACCATGAGATGCCTGTCAAGAAAATAAGTTCAGCTACGAGTAATCCTAAAATGTTGCCTtcttga